In a single window of the Balaenoptera acutorostrata chromosome 3, mBalAcu1.1, whole genome shotgun sequence genome:
- the LOC130707529 gene encoding tyrosyl-DNA phosphodiesterase 1-like produces the protein MSQEGSYGRWTISSSDESEEEKPRPDEPSTSFLPHAEQGAASEAKYTCSEARKAAHRRKIAPVKFSNAESVSEASPPKRQKGGSQEDLGWHLSSSEDELPTNSEPLNGVFPSRCILGLFMSIVANCPC, from the coding sequence ATGTCTCAGGAAGGCAGTTACGGGAGGTGGACGATATCCAGTAGTGATGAAAGCGAGGAGGAAAAGCCAAGACCGGACGAGCCATCTACCTCTTTTCTCCCGCACGCTGAGCAGGGAGCAGCCAGTGAGGCAAAGTACACCTGTTCCGAGGCTCGGAAAGCTGCCCACAGGAGGAAGATCGCACCCGTGAAATTCAGCAACGCAGAGTCCGTTTCAGAAGCTTCACCTCCCAAAAGGCAGAAGGGCGGTTCCCAGGAAGACCTGGGCTGGCATCTCTCCAGCAGTGAGGATGAGCTGCCAACTAATTCAGAACCTTTGAATGGTGTATTCCCTTCAAGATGTATTTTAGGTTTGTTTATGAGTATTGTAGCAAATTGTCCATGTTGA